The following coding sequences lie in one Phenylobacterium immobile (ATCC 35973) genomic window:
- a CDS encoding cobalamin biosynthesis protein CbiG — MPRLFSAYVIVDWSAAAKPATGPDSIWIGVMKRDLRFRLTFESFNPATRAEAETKLNAILDDLKKRSERALVGFDFPLGFPRGFADALKLPGEPWRAAWDQLDKLVKDKPNNDNNRFGVGSNLNQKLTGGPFPFWGCPPKDALTTLQPKRTRAHGPDDVPEFRHADLAAKGAASIWKLYYNGSVGGQAILGIPVARRLHDARSAKIWPFETGFKTLTEADLDGVDVVLAEVYPSLLKPAPVAGEAKDLTQVRTVAEHFARLDEAGKLGEVFAPAKGMAADVVLDAEREEGWILGA; from the coding sequence GTGCCGCGCCTGTTTAGCGCCTATGTGATTGTCGATTGGAGCGCGGCCGCCAAGCCCGCGACGGGCCCTGATTCGATCTGGATCGGCGTGATGAAGCGCGACCTGCGTTTCCGCCTGACCTTCGAGAGCTTCAATCCCGCGACCCGCGCCGAGGCGGAGACCAAGCTCAACGCGATTCTCGACGACTTGAAGAAGCGTTCGGAGCGCGCGTTGGTCGGCTTCGATTTCCCGCTTGGCTTTCCGAGGGGCTTCGCCGACGCCTTGAAGCTGCCGGGCGAGCCTTGGCGCGCAGCGTGGGATCAGCTGGACAAGCTGGTCAAGGACAAGCCCAACAACGACAACAACCGCTTTGGCGTCGGCTCTAACCTGAACCAGAAGCTGACCGGCGGCCCTTTCCCGTTCTGGGGCTGCCCGCCAAAGGACGCGCTGACAACGCTTCAGCCGAAGCGCACCCGGGCGCATGGGCCCGACGACGTGCCGGAGTTCCGCCATGCGGATCTGGCCGCGAAGGGCGCGGCCTCAATCTGGAAGCTCTACTACAATGGGTCGGTTGGAGGTCAGGCGATCCTCGGCATTCCGGTGGCGCGCCGTCTTCATGATGCGCGTTCCGCCAAGATCTGGCCCTTCGAGACCGGCTTCAAGACCCTGACCGAGGCCGATCTCGACGGTGTCGACGTGGTCTTGGCCGAGGTCTACCCCTCGCTGTTGAAGCCCGCGCCGGTGGCCGGCGAGGCAAAGGATCTGACCCAGGTGCGGACGGTCGCCGAACACTTCGCGCGCCTGGACGAAGCCGGCAAGCTGGGCGAAGTCTTCGCACCGGCCAAGGGCATGGCGGCGGACGTCGTGCTCGACGCCGAGCGCGAAGAGGGTTGGATCCTCGGCGCCTAG
- a CDS encoding MATE family efflux transporter, producing the protein MRAAALTELNALVRLAWPVIVARLGIMAMGLTDAVVVGRYSARELGYHALGWAATSVVVTAVIGLLVGAQVMAARALGRGDRRETGAVLRRAVVYAVLIGVASALALAATGPIFLRNIGLESDLADGAARVLVVFCLSLPAYALSAAGSMWLEGLGRPGPAAALMWVANLVNLALVVVLVPGGFGLPALGAVGGAWGTFGARIFLVMATFLYIIRMAEARDLGVFDKAPRDRPAEVEQRRIGFGAGASNTFEVAAFAGMNVFAGWIGGLAVAAYAIVLNVSAIVFMIPLGLATAAAVRVGRAYGAGDRRGVTRSGVVAFAVAAAGGLLAAAVIAPIAGPIVRGYTRDALTISLAVPALLLACLMFVPDSLQVVIAQALRARGDVLAPTVTHLASYIFLMLPLAWALAIPAGLGVIGIVWGIVIASTVSAVLLGLRFWRLSRRPV; encoded by the coding sequence ATGCGCGCCGCCGCCCTCACCGAACTGAACGCGCTCGTCCGCCTGGCCTGGCCCGTGATCGTCGCCCGCCTGGGCATCATGGCCATGGGGTTGACGGACGCGGTCGTCGTTGGGCGCTATTCCGCGCGCGAACTCGGCTATCATGCCCTGGGTTGGGCCGCGACCAGCGTCGTCGTCACCGCCGTCATCGGGCTGCTGGTCGGCGCCCAGGTGATGGCCGCCCGTGCGCTCGGTCGCGGCGACCGGCGCGAGACCGGCGCGGTGCTGCGCCGCGCTGTCGTCTATGCGGTCCTGATCGGCGTTGCCTCGGCGCTCGCCTTGGCGGCGACCGGCCCCATCTTTCTGCGCAACATCGGCCTTGAGTCTGACCTCGCGGACGGCGCGGCTCGGGTGCTCGTTGTCTTCTGCCTATCGCTGCCAGCCTACGCGCTGAGCGCAGCCGGCAGCATGTGGTTGGAGGGGCTGGGGCGCCCAGGCCCCGCGGCGGCGCTGATGTGGGTGGCCAATCTCGTCAACCTCGCCCTTGTCGTCGTCCTCGTACCCGGCGGTTTCGGGCTGCCGGCGCTGGGTGCGGTGGGCGGCGCCTGGGGGACGTTTGGCGCACGCATTTTTCTAGTCATGGCGACTTTCCTCTACATCATCCGCATGGCCGAGGCGCGTGATCTGGGCGTCTTCGACAAGGCTCCGCGTGATCGGCCGGCCGAAGTCGAGCAGCGGCGGATCGGCTTCGGCGCGGGCGCTTCAAATACGTTCGAGGTCGCGGCCTTTGCGGGCATGAATGTCTTCGCCGGCTGGATCGGCGGCCTGGCGGTTGCAGCCTACGCCATCGTCCTGAACGTCTCGGCGATCGTCTTCATGATCCCGCTTGGCCTCGCCACGGCCGCCGCCGTGCGCGTGGGACGAGCATATGGCGCGGGTGACCGCAGGGGAGTGACACGCTCTGGCGTTGTCGCCTTCGCGGTCGCCGCGGCAGGCGGCCTGTTGGCTGCTGCGGTGATCGCGCCGATCGCCGGTCCGATCGTCAGGGGCTACACCCGCGACGCCCTGACCATATCGCTCGCTGTCCCGGCGCTCTTGCTGGCCTGCCTGATGTTCGTGCCGGACTCGCTGCAGGTGGTGATCGCCCAGGCGCTCAGGGCCCGCGGCGATGTGCTGGCGCCCACGGTCACCCATCTGGCCAGCTACATCTTCCTGATGCTGCCCTTGGCCTGGGCGCTGGCGATCCCCGCCGGTCTCGGCGTGATCGGCATCGTCTGGGGCATCGTCATCGCCAGCACCGTCTCGGCGGTCCTGTTAGGCCTGCGCTTCTGGCGATTGAGCCGACGGCCGGTCTAG
- a CDS encoding class II 3-deoxy-7-phosphoheptulonate synthase, giving the protein MSEHWTPASWRSKAVIKHVPDDYPDMAALSAVEQTLRGMPPLVFAGEARRLKSLLGDVSEGKAFLLQGGDCAESFKEFHADNIRDMFRLILQMAVVLTFAGGKPVVKVGRMAGQFAKPRSSPVEKIGDVELPSYRGDNINGMEFTEESRRPDPQRLLQAYGQSSATLNLLRAFAGGGYADLYNIHRWTLGFVNGSPQGDRYAELSEKITEALTFMAAIGVTPETHPDLHRVEFFTSHEALLLGFEEAMTRVDSTSGDWYDTSAHLVWIGERTRQLDGAHVEYFRGIQNPVGLKCGPTMEPDDLLRLADALNPQNEAGRLTLYGRFGSDKIAGRLPALLRATKAAGKKVVWAIDPMHGNTLTAANGYKTRPFDRILSEVKSFVEICKAEGVHPGGVHLEMTGQDVTECLGGARALTEGDLADRYHTHCDPRLNGEQALELAFLVAEKLKEDRVGEAAQRLVAV; this is encoded by the coding sequence ATGAGTGAACATTGGACCCCCGCCTCCTGGCGTTCGAAAGCGGTCATCAAGCATGTGCCGGACGACTATCCGGACATGGCCGCGCTGTCGGCCGTGGAGCAGACCCTGCGCGGCATGCCGCCGCTGGTGTTCGCCGGTGAAGCCCGTCGCCTGAAGTCGCTGCTCGGGGATGTCTCCGAGGGCAAGGCCTTCCTGCTGCAGGGCGGCGACTGCGCCGAGAGCTTCAAGGAATTCCACGCCGACAACATTCGCGACATGTTCCGTTTGATCCTGCAGATGGCGGTGGTGCTCACCTTCGCCGGCGGAAAGCCGGTGGTGAAGGTGGGGCGTATGGCTGGCCAGTTCGCCAAGCCGCGCTCATCCCCTGTCGAGAAGATCGGTGATGTTGAGCTGCCATCCTATCGCGGCGACAACATCAACGGCATGGAGTTCACCGAGGAGTCGCGCCGGCCAGATCCCCAACGCTTGTTGCAGGCCTATGGTCAGTCGTCCGCGACGCTCAACCTGCTGCGCGCCTTCGCCGGCGGCGGCTACGCAGACCTCTACAACATCCATCGCTGGACCCTGGGCTTCGTCAACGGCAGCCCGCAAGGCGACCGCTATGCCGAGCTTTCGGAAAAGATCACCGAAGCCCTGACCTTCATGGCCGCCATCGGGGTCACGCCTGAGACTCACCCGGATCTGCACCGTGTGGAGTTCTTCACCAGCCACGAAGCCCTGCTGCTGGGGTTCGAGGAGGCGATGACCCGTGTCGATTCCACGTCGGGCGATTGGTACGATACCTCCGCCCACCTGGTCTGGATCGGCGAGCGCACCCGTCAGCTCGACGGCGCCCACGTGGAGTATTTCCGCGGCATCCAGAATCCGGTGGGCCTAAAGTGCGGCCCGACCATGGAGCCGGACGACCTCCTGCGCCTGGCCGACGCCCTTAATCCGCAGAACGAGGCAGGCCGCCTGACCCTCTATGGCCGCTTCGGCTCGGACAAGATCGCAGGCCGTCTGCCGGCGCTGCTGCGCGCCACAAAGGCCGCGGGCAAGAAGGTCGTCTGGGCGATCGATCCGATGCACGGCAACACGCTGACCGCCGCCAACGGCTACAAAACCCGGCCTTTCGACCGGATTCTGTCGGAGGTGAAAAGCTTCGTTGAGATCTGCAAAGCCGAGGGCGTCCACCCCGGCGGCGTCCACCTGGAGATGACCGGTCAGGACGTCACCGAGTGCCTGGGGGGCGCCCGCGCGCTCACCGAAGGCGATCTTGCCGATCGCTATCACACCCATTGCGATCCCCGTCTGAACGGCGAACAGGCGCTCGAACTGGCCTTCTTGGTGGCTGAAAAGCTGAAGGAAGATCGGGTGGGCGAGGCCGCTCAACGCCTGGTCGCCGTCTAA
- a CDS encoding deoxyguanosinetriphosphate triphosphohydrolase, with the protein MSIPRAPYAEDPAKSLGRKIDEPVSATRTPFARDRDRIIHATAFRRLKEKTQVFVAHEGDHFRTRLTHSLEVAQIARSLATALGLDADLAETIALAHDLGHPPFGHAGEDELQIQMEAYGGFDHNVQTFRVVTELERRYPLYDGLNLTWETLEGVVKHNGPVDHQLSKPAWGAVAAFDAEYSLRLDTWASAEAQVAALSDDIAYNNHDVDDGVGARLFRLEDLLDVPLIGPHIASTLKEFPSVDSHRQRLEAVRRMIGAMVGDVLSETTQNAQALKVGSAEEVRMLGQALVSFSPAMLQDLAQLRLFLSERMYRHWRVNRTRSQARRILADMFKLFMAEPDVLPAEWFAQTLDRDDWGRARVVCDYIAGMTDRFAIEEHRKLFNLDVLSGG; encoded by the coding sequence ATGAGCATTCCCCGCGCGCCCTACGCCGAAGACCCCGCCAAATCGCTGGGCCGCAAGATCGACGAACCCGTCAGCGCCACCCGCACGCCCTTCGCCCGCGACCGCGACCGCATCATCCACGCCACCGCCTTCCGCCGCCTGAAGGAGAAGACCCAGGTCTTCGTCGCTCATGAAGGCGACCATTTCCGCACCCGGCTCACCCACTCCCTCGAGGTCGCCCAGATCGCGCGGTCGCTGGCCACGGCGCTTGGGCTCGATGCTGACCTCGCCGAAACGATCGCGCTCGCGCACGATCTGGGCCATCCGCCCTTCGGCCACGCCGGAGAGGACGAGTTGCAGATCCAGATGGAGGCCTACGGTGGGTTTGATCACAACGTCCAGACCTTCCGCGTCGTCACCGAATTGGAACGCCGCTATCCGCTCTATGATGGTCTCAACCTCACCTGGGAGACCCTGGAAGGCGTCGTTAAGCACAATGGCCCCGTCGACCACCAACTCAGCAAGCCGGCGTGGGGGGCGGTGGCGGCCTTCGATGCCGAATACAGCCTTCGTCTGGACACCTGGGCGTCCGCCGAAGCCCAGGTCGCCGCCCTCTCCGACGACATCGCCTACAACAACCACGACGTGGACGACGGCGTTGGCGCGCGCCTGTTTCGGCTGGAGGACTTGCTCGACGTGCCCCTCATTGGCCCGCACATCGCCTCCACCCTGAAGGAATTCCCCAGCGTCGACTCTCACCGCCAGCGCCTGGAAGCCGTTCGTCGCATGATCGGCGCCATGGTCGGCGACGTGCTCTCGGAGACGACCCAGAACGCCCAGGCGCTCAAAGTCGGCTCCGCGGAAGAGGTCCGCATGCTGGGGCAGGCGCTGGTGTCTTTCTCGCCGGCGATGTTGCAGGATCTTGCGCAATTGCGCCTGTTCCTGAGCGAACGGATGTACCGCCACTGGCGGGTGAACCGCACGCGCAGCCAGGCGCGACGCATCTTGGCCGATATGTTCAAGCTTTTCATGGCGGAGCCCGACGTCCTGCCCGCCGAGTGGTTCGCTCAGACGCTCGATCGCGATGATTGGGGCCGGGCGCGCGTGGTCTGCGACTACATCGCCGGGATGACGGACCGCTTTGCGATCGAGGAACACCGCAAGCTGTTCAACCTCGATGTGCTGAGCGGCGGCTGA
- a CDS encoding O-antigen ligase family protein — protein MNDRLGKWCGGVLIWVAAMTPLLAYVGPLGFALLPAIAGLLMAPAFWIRPEDHRIMLVLVLALVWGWISMVWSPQRPTEFEDNAAAKLTLALPLFWSAWCGARRADPRLGAIALRILGYGMAGLGLILGFEALTGAALYRAIHEALYEPIRPDIAMRNLGRDTFVVALIWPLAALGAARAGAPRWLAAPMVIGMGLAAHRFGSDAPLLAVVVAGIVGWMVWRSPLKGANSLGWVAACFFLFMPALVMAGQAAGIYQPLRASLQLSWAERMDFWAAAVDLIGQHRLRGWGLDASRTFSPQIRLHPHNGAIQAWLELGLVGAFLAAGFWGLSLRRLTTTIGEASWVAPVTAACASVYLLFGAVNFGLWQEWWLGLGVLVAMLAALTRAQPSAAFEQAAP, from the coding sequence ATGAACGACCGATTGGGCAAATGGTGTGGCGGCGTCCTGATCTGGGTCGCCGCCATGACGCCGTTGCTCGCCTACGTCGGGCCGTTGGGCTTCGCGCTTCTACCCGCGATCGCCGGCCTCTTGATGGCGCCCGCATTCTGGATTCGCCCTGAGGACCACAGGATCATGCTGGTGCTGGTCCTCGCCTTGGTGTGGGGCTGGATCTCGATGGTCTGGAGCCCGCAACGTCCGACCGAGTTCGAAGACAATGCGGCGGCCAAGCTGACCTTGGCCTTGCCCCTGTTTTGGTCCGCCTGGTGCGGCGCCCGACGCGCCGATCCCCGGCTCGGCGCGATCGCCCTGCGGATCCTGGGCTATGGGATGGCGGGCCTCGGCCTGATCCTGGGCTTTGAAGCGCTTACCGGCGCAGCACTTTATCGGGCGATCCACGAGGCGCTCTACGAGCCGATCCGCCCCGACATCGCCATGCGCAACCTTGGGCGCGACACCTTTGTCGTCGCCCTGATCTGGCCGCTCGCCGCGCTGGGTGCGGCCCGCGCGGGGGCGCCGCGCTGGCTGGCCGCGCCGATGGTGATCGGCATGGGGCTGGCGGCTCACCGGTTCGGGTCGGACGCCCCCTTGCTGGCCGTGGTTGTGGCGGGGATCGTCGGCTGGATGGTCTGGCGCTCGCCGCTGAAGGGCGCGAACAGCCTGGGGTGGGTCGCCGCGTGCTTCTTCCTGTTCATGCCGGCGCTGGTGATGGCGGGGCAGGCGGCCGGAATCTACCAGCCCCTGCGCGCCAGCCTTCAGCTCTCCTGGGCGGAGCGGATGGACTTCTGGGCCGCCGCCGTCGATCTGATCGGCCAGCATCGCCTGAGGGGCTGGGGCCTCGACGCCAGCCGGACGTTCAGCCCGCAGATCCGGCTGCATCCGCATAATGGCGCGATCCAGGCGTGGCTCGAACTGGGCCTCGTCGGCGCGTTCCTGGCCGCGGGTTTCTGGGGACTGAGCCTGCGCAGACTGACCACCACGATTGGCGAGGCCTCCTGGGTCGCTCCTGTCACGGCCGCCTGCGCCAGCGTCTATCTGCTGTTCGGCGCGGTCAATTTCGGCCTGTGGCAGGAATGGTGGCTGGGCCTCGGCGTTCTGGTCGCCATGCTTGCCGCTCTAACGCGCGCCCAGCCTTCGGCGGCCTTTGAGCAGGCCGCGCCCTAG
- the nagZ gene encoding beta-N-acetylhexosaminidase — MSVSAAIFGLSGPRVTPEEAAFFRALDPWGFILFARNIESPDQVRVLTATLRDLVGRADAPILIDQEGGRVQRLGPPQWPRYPAGRVYGAIAEPGERAAITYLGGRLIAHDLHQLGINVDCLPVLDVPDPLGHEIIGDRAYAADPASVADLGRAAAEGLLDGGVLPVIKHIPGHGRARADSHLELPVVEAGVEDLEARDFRPFADLADMPLAMTAHVIYAAVDRLNPATTSPEVFQQVIRGRIGFDGLVMSDDLSMKALSGDFTARARDSLAAGCDVILHCNGDMAEMQAVAEGLGVLTGKSADRAAAALACIADGPDEFDPHEARARFDAAFDGAYAA; from the coding sequence ATGAGCGTGTCGGCGGCCATCTTCGGGCTTTCCGGCCCGCGCGTGACCCCCGAAGAGGCGGCGTTCTTCCGCGCGCTCGATCCCTGGGGCTTCATCCTCTTCGCGCGGAATATTGAAAGCCCGGATCAGGTCCGCGTCCTGACCGCCACTCTGCGCGACCTCGTCGGGCGCGCCGATGCGCCGATCCTGATCGATCAGGAGGGCGGTCGCGTGCAGCGTCTTGGTCCGCCGCAGTGGCCGCGTTACCCGGCTGGTCGCGTTTACGGCGCCATCGCCGAGCCGGGTGAGCGCGCCGCGATCACCTACCTGGGCGGACGCCTGATCGCTCACGACCTTCATCAACTGGGGATCAACGTCGACTGCCTGCCGGTGCTAGACGTGCCTGATCCCCTGGGCCACGAGATCATCGGGGACCGCGCCTATGCGGCCGATCCCGCCAGCGTCGCTGATCTCGGCCGAGCCGCGGCGGAGGGCCTGTTGGATGGCGGTGTCCTGCCGGTCATCAAACATATTCCGGGCCATGGCCGGGCGAGGGCCGACAGCCACCTGGAATTGCCGGTCGTCGAGGCCGGAGTGGAAGATCTTGAGGCCCGTGATTTTCGGCCCTTCGCCGATCTGGCCGACATGCCGCTCGCCATGACCGCGCACGTCATCTACGCCGCCGTCGACCGGCTCAACCCAGCGACGACCTCGCCGGAGGTCTTTCAGCAGGTGATCCGGGGCCGGATCGGCTTCGATGGCCTGGTGATGAGCGACGACCTGTCGATGAAGGCGCTCAGCGGCGACTTCACGGCGCGCGCCCGAGACTCACTCGCCGCCGGCTGCGACGTGATTCTGCATTGCAACGGTGACATGGCCGAGATGCAGGCGGTGGCCGAAGGCCTAGGCGTGCTCACCGGCAAGTCCGCGGACCGGGCCGCGGCGGCTCTGGCCTGCATCGCTGATGGGCCCGACGAATTCGATCCTCATGAGGCGCGGGCGCGCTTCGATGCGGCTTTCGACGGGGCCTATGCCGCATGA
- a CDS encoding Gfo/Idh/MocA family protein, with product MSQPLRGGVIGAGVFGGYHAKQYARLDGVSLAAVLDLDAARAAAIAEPLGGRGYNDLQAFLDAVDVVTVATPATVHAGQTLAALQANRSVYVEKPIATRMDDAVALRDEALSRGLTIGCGHQERVVFRAMGLFDIPEQPLRLEAVRHGPPSERCQDVTAVLDLMIHDIDLALSLSTARPLETRATGERGPNTFDAIRADIVFDDGFACVFDASRLAPARKRTMKVVYPSGAVEIDFVARTFRNTTPFVLNEAFADTPAGKDPLGANVAAFLMAARGLAPAPIVTADEAIAALQASLAVEACL from the coding sequence ATGTCCCAGCCCCTGCGCGGCGGCGTCATCGGCGCGGGCGTCTTCGGCGGCTACCACGCCAAGCAATATGCGCGCCTGGACGGCGTCTCCCTGGCGGCGGTGCTCGACCTCGACGCGGCGCGCGCGGCGGCCATCGCTGAGCCTCTCGGCGGCCGTGGCTACAATGACCTTCAGGCGTTTCTCGACGCCGTCGACGTCGTCACGGTGGCCACGCCCGCGACCGTCCACGCTGGCCAGACCCTGGCGGCGCTCCAGGCGAACAGGTCGGTCTATGTGGAAAAGCCCATCGCCACGCGGATGGACGACGCCGTCGCTCTGCGTGACGAGGCGCTCTCTCGCGGCCTGACCATAGGCTGCGGCCACCAAGAGCGGGTTGTCTTCCGCGCCATGGGTCTGTTCGACATTCCCGAACAGCCTTTGCGCCTCGAAGCCGTGCGCCACGGCCCTCCGTCCGAGCGCTGCCAGGATGTCACCGCCGTCCTGGACCTGATGATCCACGACATCGATCTCGCGCTCTCACTGTCCACCGCCCGGCCGCTGGAGACCCGGGCGACGGGCGAGCGCGGACCCAACACCTTCGACGCCATCCGTGCCGACATCGTCTTTGACGATGGCTTCGCCTGCGTCTTCGACGCCTCGCGCCTGGCGCCGGCTCGCAAGCGCACCATGAAGGTGGTCTACCCCTCCGGCGCGGTGGAGATCGATTTCGTCGCCCGCACCTTCCGCAACACGACGCCCTTCGTCCTGAACGAAGCCTTCGCCGACACCCCGGCCGGTAAGGACCCTCTGGGCGCCAATGTGGCGGCATTTCTGATGGCCGCCCGCGGCCTTGCACCCGCGCCGATCGTCACCGCCGACGAGGCGATCGCGGCGTTGCAGGCCTCGCTGGCTGTCGAGGCTTGCCTCTAA
- the erpA gene encoding iron-sulfur cluster insertion protein ErpA, with protein MTAIDLTLSQAAARRIRDVGLSEGRELMLRIGVEGGGCSGFQYVFDLVDATEADDLRVERDGATAVVDTMSLALLKGSEIDFVDELVGAEFRVRNPNAKSSCGCGVSFSI; from the coding sequence ATGACCGCCATCGACCTTACCCTGAGCCAAGCCGCCGCCCGCCGCATCCGTGATGTCGGCCTGAGCGAGGGGCGCGAACTTATGCTCCGCATCGGTGTTGAAGGCGGCGGTTGCTCCGGCTTCCAATATGTCTTCGATCTCGTAGACGCGACGGAAGCTGACGACCTGCGGGTCGAGCGCGATGGCGCGACGGCGGTCGTCGACACCATGTCGCTGGCCCTGCTGAAGGGCTCGGAGATCGACTTCGTCGACGAACTGGTCGGTGCCGAGTTTCGTGTCCGCAATCCCAACGCCAAGTCGAGCTGCGGCTGCGGCGTGAGCTTCTCGATCTGA
- a CDS encoding SPOR domain-containing protein translates to MSDHDRGAYTPPTEAPLAFDPRQQPRGGGQIPWAMVLSLLVLGALAAAIFIFYQSGVRQQGQAPQTVGAPVGDIRSAAPPEAQTPDPAEGLQIYRSEPGQPGEAAPAQPNFVPPPEAPQARPTAPVAMNALPPVAAAAPPPKTVVPPLPKPAPPKVVTPAPKVATAPVAAPKAVAPATAPKPASAPATVQIGAFSSQSLADKGWSDAAAIAPGAAAGKGKRVERVEREDGSTLFRTSVTGFASREDAQAFCGQLKAAGKTCFVR, encoded by the coding sequence ATGTCCGATCACGACCGCGGCGCCTACACGCCACCGACTGAAGCCCCGCTGGCTTTCGACCCACGACAGCAGCCCCGCGGCGGCGGGCAAATTCCCTGGGCCATGGTGCTCAGCCTGCTGGTCCTGGGCGCGCTCGCTGCGGCCATCTTCATCTTCTACCAATCGGGCGTGCGCCAGCAGGGCCAGGCGCCCCAGACCGTCGGCGCGCCAGTGGGCGACATCCGCAGCGCTGCGCCGCCTGAGGCCCAGACGCCAGACCCCGCCGAGGGCCTGCAGATCTATCGGTCCGAGCCTGGGCAGCCCGGCGAGGCCGCGCCAGCCCAGCCCAACTTCGTGCCGCCGCCGGAAGCGCCCCAGGCGCGACCCACCGCGCCAGTCGCCATGAACGCCCTGCCGCCGGTCGCCGCCGCGGCGCCGCCGCCGAAGACCGTCGTCCCGCCCTTGCCAAAGCCCGCACCGCCCAAGGTCGTCACGCCTGCGCCGAAGGTCGCGACAGCGCCCGTCGCCGCGCCCAAGGCGGTTGCGCCGGCGACCGCTCCTAAGCCGGCCTCTGCTCCGGCCACGGTTCAGATCGGCGCCTTCTCGTCCCAGTCGCTGGCGGACAAGGGCTGGAGCGACGCTGCGGCGATCGCCCCCGGCGCCGCCGCTGGCAAGGGCAAGCGCGTGGAGCGTGTCGAACGCGAGGATGGCTCAACGCTCTTCCGCACCTCGGTCACGGGCTTCGCGAGCCGCGAAGACGCCCAGGCCTTCTGTGGCCAGCTGAAGGCGGCGGGCAAGACCTGCTTCGTGCGATGA
- the xth gene encoding exodeoxyribonuclease III → MRIATWNVNSVNARLQTVLKWFEAAQPDVACLQEIKCVDEKFPTEAFERLGYNVEVHGQKSYNGVALLSKRPMEDVRRGLPDPGEDEQSRYIEAVISGPRPVRVASIYLPNGNPIDTEKFPYKLAWMGRLHRHAQDLLTLEEPLVLTGDFNVIPEPRDAENPSNWLGDALFQPETRAAFRALKWLGLTEAFLAADGAPGAYTFWDYQAGAWQRNNGIRIDHALLSPQAADALTGVSIHRDVRGWDKPSDHVPLVVELDL, encoded by the coding sequence ATGCGCATCGCCACCTGGAACGTCAATTCGGTCAACGCCCGCCTCCAGACGGTGCTGAAGTGGTTCGAGGCCGCCCAGCCAGACGTCGCCTGCCTGCAGGAGATCAAATGCGTCGACGAGAAGTTCCCCACGGAGGCGTTTGAACGCCTCGGCTACAACGTCGAGGTTCATGGCCAGAAGTCGTACAACGGCGTCGCCCTGCTTTCGAAGCGGCCGATGGAGGATGTCCGTCGCGGCCTGCCCGATCCCGGCGAAGACGAGCAGTCGCGCTATATCGAGGCGGTGATTTCCGGCCCTCGTCCCGTGCGCGTCGCCTCGATCTACCTGCCTAATGGGAATCCGATCGACACTGAGAAATTCCCCTACAAACTCGCCTGGATGGGCCGGCTGCACCGCCACGCCCAGGACCTGTTGACCCTTGAGGAGCCGTTGGTCCTGACCGGCGATTTCAACGTGATCCCTGAACCCAGGGACGCGGAGAATCCAAGCAACTGGCTGGGCGACGCGCTCTTTCAGCCGGAAACTCGCGCAGCCTTCCGCGCCCTGAAGTGGCTGGGCCTCACAGAAGCCTTCCTGGCCGCCGATGGCGCGCCGGGCGCCTACACCTTCTGGGACTACCAGGCCGGCGCCTGGCAGCGGAATAATGGCATCCGCATCGACCATGCCCTGCTCTCGCCGCAAGCCGCAGACGCCCTGACCGGCGTCAGCATCCACCGCGATGTCCGCGGCTGGGACAAGCCCTCAGACCATGTGCCCCTGGTGGTGGAGTTGGATCTTTAG